A genomic window from Odocoileus virginianus isolate 20LAN1187 ecotype Illinois unplaced genomic scaffold, Ovbor_1.2 Unplaced_Scaffold_28, whole genome shotgun sequence includes:
- the LOC110147326 gene encoding LOW QUALITY PROTEIN: olfactory receptor 51I2-like (The sequence of the model RefSeq protein was modified relative to this genomic sequence to represent the inferred CDS: inserted 1 base in 1 codon), whose protein sequence is MKSHHGIYNSSIEFTPATFTLVGIPGLEAEHIWISIPFCLMYTIIFLGNGIILHIVWLDPALHQPMYFFLAMMAFVELGVFVSTLPTVLGIFLFGINDISFGGCLLQMFSMHSFTLMGSGVLLAMSADRFVAIYSPLRYTTILTIPRISWMGVTIASRSVVLMFPLLLLLVHLPFCSHNALTYSYCLHSDPIKLPCGDTRPNSIFGLFVISFTFGLDSLLMMISYVPILHAVLGIASGAGRWRALDTCASHTSAVLVYYAPVVSFSLIHCFGHHLPRRLQAVMANXFFPPVANPIVYSIKTKEIRRSIVRTLSKKRGVVSQRIL, encoded by the exons ATGAAGTCTCATCACGGCATTTACAATAGTTCCATTGAGTTCACACCTGCAACATTCACTCTTGTTGGCATCCCAGGGCTGGAAGCAGAGCATATCTGGATATCTATACCATTCTGCCTGATGTACACCATCATTTTCCTAGGAAATGGCATCATTCTTCACATTGTCTGGTTGGATCCTGCTTTGCACCAACCCATGTACTTCTTTCTGGCCATGATGGCCTTTGTGGAACTTGGCGTCTTTGTTTCCACCCTGCCCACTGTGTTGGGCATTTTCCTCTTTGGCATTAATGATATAAGTTTTGGTGGTTGTCTGCTACAGATGTTTTCCATGCATTCTTTTACTCTCATGGGATCAGGTGTCCTTCTGGCCATGTCTGCAGACCGCTTTGTGGCCATATACAGCCCGCTGCGATATACCACCATTCTGACAATTCCCCGCATCAGCTGGATGGGTGTCACCATTGCCTCGCGCAGTGTGGTGCTCATGTTCCCACTGCTTCTTCTGCTGGTGCATCTGCCCTTCTGCAGCCACAATGCCCTCACATACTCTTACTGCCTCCACTCAGATCCGATCAAGTTGCCCTGTGGAGATACCCGCCCCAATAGCATCTTTGGTCTCTTTGTCATTTCTTTCACATTTGGGCTAGACTCATTGCTCATGATGATTTCTTACGTGCCGATTCTTCACGCGGTACTGGGTATTGCttctggggcagggaggtggagggCTCTGGACACCTGTGCGTCACATACCTCAGCTGTTCTTGTGTACTATGCGCCCGTCGTCAGCTTTTCCCTGATACATTGCTTTGGGCATCATTTACCTCGCCGGCTCCAGGCAGTCATGGCCA TTTTCTTCCCACCTGTGGCCAACCCCATCGTTTATAGCATCAAAACCAAGGAAATTCGCAGGAGCATTGTTCGCACACTGTCTAAAAAGAGGGGTGTGGTATCTCAGAGGATACTCTGA
- the LOC110147336 gene encoding olfactory receptor 52A1-like: MSISNITVFMPSVFTLIGIPGLESVQCWIGIPFCVMYLIAMIGNALLLIIIKSEPSLHEPMYIFLGMLGVTDIALSTSIVPKMLTIFWFHIPEIYFDSCLLQMWLIHTFEGLESGFLLAMALDRYVAICYPLRHAAIFTPQLVTQVAAMVTLRATILVTPTLVLIKCRLHFYYTKVISHCYCEHMAIVKLAAEDVSVNKIYGLFVAFTVAGLDLTCITLSYVQIFITVFRLPQKEARLKAFNTCIAHICVFLQFYLLAFFSFFAHRFGSHIPPYIHILFASIYLLVPPFLNPLVYGAKTKQIRIHVVKMFSF, translated from the coding sequence ATGTCcatttccaacatcacagtcttCATGCCTTCTGTGTTCACTCTAATAGGGATCCCAGGCCTAGAGTCTGTGCAGTGCTGGATTGGGATTCCATTCTGTGTCATGTATCTCATTGCTATGATCGGAAATGCCTTGCTTCTGATCATCATCAAATCGGAGCCCAGCCTGCATGAACCCATGTACATTTTCCTAGGCATGCTAGGAGTCACAGATATTGCTCTTAGCACCAGCATTGTGCCCAAAATGCTTACAATCTTCTGGTTTCATATACCAGAGATATATTTTGACTCTTGCCTGCTTCAAATGTGGCTCATTCACACATTTGAAGGCTTAGAGTCAGGCTTCCTCCTGGCCATGGCCCtggaccgctatgtggccatctgttaTCCACTGAGACATGCTGCCATCTTCACCCCCCAGCTAGTCACCCAAGTAGCAGCTATGGTAACGCTCAGGGCTACCATTCTTGTGACCCCCACCCTAGTACTGATAAAATGCCGGTTGCACTTTTATTATACAAAAGTTATCTCCCACTGCTACTGTGAGCATATGGCCATTGTGAAACTGGCTGCAGAAGATGTCAGTGTCAACAAAATCTATGGTTTGTTTGTGGCTTTTACTGTTGCAGGGCTTGACCTCACATGCATCACATTGTCCTATGTACAGATATTTATTACAGTTTTTCGTTTGCCCCAGAAGGAGGCTAGGTTGAAAGCATTCAATACCTGCATTGCTCACATCTGTGTCTTCCTGCAGTTCTACCTCCttgccttcttctctttcttcgcACATAGGTTTGGTTCTCACATCCCCCCTTACATCCACATCCTCTTTGCTAGCATTTACTTGCTGGTCCCTCCATTTCTCAATCCACTTGTCTATGGTGCAAAAACCAAGCAGATTCGCATTCATGTGgtaaaaatgttctctttttaa